In the genome of Molothrus aeneus isolate 106 chromosome 5, BPBGC_Maene_1.0, whole genome shotgun sequence, one region contains:
- the LOC136556722 gene encoding prolactin-like isoform X2, whose amino-acid sequence MARAEGRAGAVAALALLWLLVCAPGDAGCHPLTVADLFDRVIRHSGRIHSLSTALYAELREELTHVILKLLQAWKEPLSHFNQHIEHHQELPDDSLSKAKQISNMVHELKTGVEKVTEKMQSMGIISNSLNGMASSEGTGLSISNEANMMSDSDFIHCFRRDSNKVQSYLKILKCRIMPENSC is encoded by the exons ATGGCCCGGGCGGAGGGGCGGGCAG GTGCGGTTGCGGCGCTGgcgctgctgtggctgctggtctGCGCTCCGGGGGACGCCGGCTGTCACCCCCTGACCGTGGCCGATCTCTTCGACCGAGTGATCCGGCACTCGGGCAGGATCCACAGCCTCTCCACGGCGCTCTACGCCGAGCTG AGAGAAGAACTAACTCACGTGATACTGAAACTTTTGCAAGCCTGGAAAGAACCACTGTCCCACTTTAACCAGCATATTGAGCACCATCAAGAGCTACCTGATGACAGCCTTAGCAAAGCTAAGCAAATCAGCAATATGGTACATGAGCTGAAGACTGGAGTTGAGAAAGTAACAGAAAAG ATGCAGTCAATGGGGATCATCAGCAATTCATTAAATGGAATGGCATCATCTGAAGGCACTGGTTTATCAATTAGTAATGAAGCAAACATGATGAGTGACTCTGATTTCATTCACTGTTTTAGGAGAGATTCCAATAAAGTACAAAGCTACTTAAAAATTCTCAAATGTAGAATTATGCCAGAAAATAGTTGCTAA
- the LOC136556722 gene encoding prolactin-like isoform X1, whose translation MARAEGRAGAVAALALLWLLVCAPGDAGCHPLTVADLFDRVIRHSGRIHSLSTALYAELEKHFPPRDNELGRPARKCHTSGMLTPNGKEYAQKIPREELTHVILKLLQAWKEPLSHFNQHIEHHQELPDDSLSKAKQISNMVHELKTGVEKVTEKMQSMGIISNSLNGMASSEGTGLSISNEANMMSDSDFIHCFRRDSNKVQSYLKILKCRIMPENSC comes from the exons ATGGCCCGGGCGGAGGGGCGGGCAG GTGCGGTTGCGGCGCTGgcgctgctgtggctgctggtctGCGCTCCGGGGGACGCCGGCTGTCACCCCCTGACCGTGGCCGATCTCTTCGACCGAGTGATCCGGCACTCGGGCAGGATCCACAGCCTCTCCACGGCGCTCTACGCCGAGCTG GAAAAACACTTCCCTCCCCGTGACAACGAGCTGGGAAGGCCCGCTCGGAAGTGCCATACGTCGGGGATGCTGACCCCCAACGGCAAAGAATACGCCCAAAAAATCCCG AGAGAAGAACTAACTCACGTGATACTGAAACTTTTGCAAGCCTGGAAAGAACCACTGTCCCACTTTAACCAGCATATTGAGCACCATCAAGAGCTACCTGATGACAGCCTTAGCAAAGCTAAGCAAATCAGCAATATGGTACATGAGCTGAAGACTGGAGTTGAGAAAGTAACAGAAAAG ATGCAGTCAATGGGGATCATCAGCAATTCATTAAATGGAATGGCATCATCTGAAGGCACTGGTTTATCAATTAGTAATGAAGCAAACATGATGAGTGACTCTGATTTCATTCACTGTTTTAGGAGAGATTCCAATAAAGTACAAAGCTACTTAAAAATTCTCAAATGTAGAATTATGCCAGAAAATAGTTGCTAA